In a single window of the Candidatus Hydrogenedentota bacterium genome:
- a CDS encoding NYN domain-containing protein, which translates to MEKEARIALLIDCDNVSHQAIDGVLNELANHGVVNIRRAYGNWKNSELKGWEETLHPFAIQPIQQFAYTKGKNATDAAMIIDAMDLLYGQKLDGIALMTSDSDFTPLVMRLKTSGLKVYGFGATKTPESLVNACSRFINTDKLIAEKNAVEDDGAEASTLKKKTRKELRQDTTLVKMLRNAVDEKADENDGWANFSQVINYINNNTSFSSINYGYKRLSDLIRETGLFDIEMRNNNSAMYLKQK; encoded by the coding sequence CGATAGACGGTGTGCTCAACGAACTTGCAAACCACGGGGTGGTGAATATTCGCCGGGCCTATGGCAACTGGAAGAATTCGGAGCTCAAGGGCTGGGAAGAGACCCTTCATCCCTTCGCAATTCAGCCCATTCAACAGTTCGCCTACACCAAAGGGAAAAACGCCACCGATGCGGCCATGATCATCGACGCCATGGACCTCCTCTACGGCCAGAAGCTGGACGGCATCGCGCTGATGACCAGCGACAGCGACTTCACCCCACTTGTCATGCGGCTAAAGACCAGCGGCCTGAAGGTGTACGGCTTCGGCGCCACCAAGACTCCCGAGTCGCTGGTAAATGCCTGCTCGCGGTTCATCAACACGGATAAACTGATCGCCGAGAAGAATGCGGTGGAGGATGATGGAGCGGAAGCCTCAACGTTGAAGAAAAAGACCCGCAAGGAATTGCGGCAAGATACGACGTTGGTGAAAATGCTGCGCAACGCCGTGGATGAGAAAGCGGACGAGAATGACGGCTGGGCGAATTTTTCCCAGGTGATCAACTACATCAACAACAACACCTCCTTTTCATCGATCAACTACGGTTACAAGCGACTGAGCGATCTGATTCGCGAGACGGGCCTTTTTGACATCGAGATGCGAAACAACAACAGCGCAATGTATCTGAAGCAGAAATAG